In Candidatus Cohnella colombiensis, one DNA window encodes the following:
- a CDS encoding alkaline phosphatase family protein, whose protein sequence is MAQNEAKLVVVVLDGLRYDAARKYLGYMEHLVEQGEVTCYQVMSELPSLSRPLYEVLLTGTPVVRNGITANHIARLSYEKSVFHIAKEAGLRTAAAAYHWVSELYNRAPFNLALDRHQHDESMPIQHGVFYFEDHYPDSHLFIDAEYLRTTYDPHFLYIHSMNIDDMGHKHGGESKQYEGSVRVVDGVLAALVPLWRSQGYDVIVTSDHGMNAMGQHGGTDNAERHVPLYVFGKLPAGLDQHEGSGIPQLNLAPLMCHYLGIEPSEAMNKWTTR, encoded by the coding sequence ATGGCACAAAATGAAGCAAAGCTCGTCGTTGTCGTATTAGACGGATTGAGATATGATGCTGCGCGTAAATATTTGGGATATATGGAGCATCTCGTTGAGCAAGGTGAAGTAACCTGTTATCAGGTGATGTCGGAATTGCCGAGTCTGTCTCGACCGCTCTATGAAGTGCTGCTAACCGGAACGCCAGTTGTACGAAATGGTATAACTGCCAATCATATTGCTAGACTGAGCTATGAGAAAAGTGTATTTCATATCGCTAAAGAAGCGGGATTAAGAACGGCTGCAGCGGCGTATCATTGGGTGAGTGAGCTGTACAATCGTGCACCGTTCAATCTCGCTCTTGATCGTCATCAGCATGATGAGAGTATGCCGATTCAGCATGGGGTATTTTACTTTGAAGACCATTATCCAGATAGCCATCTATTTATTGATGCAGAATATTTACGGACAACATACGATCCTCATTTTCTATATATTCACTCTATGAATATTGATGATATGGGCCACAAGCATGGGGGAGAAAGTAAACAGTATGAAGGCTCTGTACGTGTAGTAGATGGAGTGCTCGCTGCACTCGTTCCACTCTGGCGGTCGCAGGGATATGATGTTATCGTCACGTCTGATCATGGGATGAATGCGATGGGTCAGCACGGAGGGACTGACAATGCGGAGCGTCATGTGCCACTCTATGTATTTGGGAAACTGCCGGCTGGACTTGATCAGCACGAGGGGTCGGGGATTCCGCAGCTCAATTTGGCTCCGCTCATGTGTCATTATCTTGGAATCGAACCTTCGGAAGCAATGAATAAATGGACTACACGATAA
- a CDS encoding ABC transporter ATP-binding protein has product MNTYLKLQDIQKRFGGNTVLDNVNLDIREGELVTLLGPSGCGKSTLLRCIAGLTELDGGHIWLEDKDIVNLPPRSREIGMVFQSYALFPNLTVSENIEYGMRMRGASIEERRKRSDELLALVDLIEKRNAYPQHLSGGQQQRVALARSLAVQPKVLLLDEPLSALDAKIRKNLRSEIRDIQKKFNMTTIFVTHDQEEALTLSDRVCLMNKGRIVQQGSPEQLYSTPQTEFVARFMGSYNVLTRDQVLRLFKEVDSGADSFAIRPEALVVVGENARQDADLVGKRIVEGKVTSVTILGNIVRYAVEAAGISLTVDALNHGRSLRVREQSTVSLALDHTQLLQLEKEGA; this is encoded by the coding sequence ATGAATACGTACTTGAAGCTACAGGACATTCAGAAGCGGTTCGGAGGAAATACGGTGCTGGACAATGTGAACCTGGATATCCGTGAAGGGGAGCTTGTAACGTTGCTTGGGCCTTCCGGTTGTGGGAAAAGCACGTTGCTGCGCTGTATTGCGGGATTGACGGAGCTTGATGGCGGGCATATTTGGCTAGAGGATAAAGATATTGTGAACTTACCGCCACGCAGTCGTGAAATCGGAATGGTATTCCAATCCTATGCGCTTTTTCCCAACTTAACGGTTAGCGAAAATATCGAATATGGGATGAGGATGCGTGGTGCATCAATAGAAGAGAGACGCAAGCGTTCGGATGAATTGCTTGCTCTCGTTGATCTGATAGAGAAGCGCAATGCGTATCCTCAACATCTGTCTGGCGGTCAGCAGCAACGGGTTGCACTTGCTCGCTCTTTGGCCGTACAGCCGAAGGTGCTGCTGCTTGATGAGCCGTTGAGTGCGCTAGATGCGAAGATCCGCAAAAATTTGCGATCTGAAATTCGTGACATTCAGAAGAAGTTCAATATGACGACGATTTTCGTTACCCATGATCAAGAAGAAGCGTTGACGCTGTCCGATCGGGTATGTCTCATGAATAAGGGGCGGATCGTGCAGCAAGGATCGCCAGAACAGCTTTACTCGACGCCGCAAACAGAATTTGTGGCGAGATTTATGGGGAGCTACAATGTGCTGACACGTGATCAAGTGTTGCGTTTATTCAAGGAAGTGGATAGTGGAGCTGATAGCTTCGCAATCAGGCCTGAAGCTCTTGTTGTGGTGGGCGAGAATGCTCGTCAAGATGCGGATCTTGTGGGCAAACGAATCGTTGAGGGTAAAGTGACTTCGGTAACAATCCTCGGAAACATAGTCCGCTATGCAGTGGAAGCAGCAGGTATAAGCTTGACCGTTGATGCGCTAAACCATGGTCGTTCCCTGCGGGTAAGAGAGCAGAGCACTGTCAGCTTAGCGCTCGATCATACCCAATTGCTGCAGCTAGAGAAAGAAGGGGCATAA
- a CDS encoding DeoR/GlpR family DNA-binding transcription regulator has protein sequence MSVSSEERKRVILDQLKVEGQVKVPDLSVRFTVSEETVRRDLMLLEKEGLAKRVYGGAVSVKPTSFEPPYLQRQKVKMDEKARIGRTAAKLIESGDTIAIDVGTTTLELAKAIAGQERLTILTNSLAVAYHLMESLNSGRFSGKIIVIGGELNPEQQSLSGTISEHTMSQFRIDKAFISIGGLSLKRGISDYDLNETSMSRRMVEAAFQTIVLADKSKFDKEAFVEIVPLRQVHTIVSDIAPPKEWMQTLRSLRLEWIESE, from the coding sequence GTGTCTGTCTCATCTGAGGAACGCAAACGGGTTATTTTAGACCAGCTTAAGGTAGAAGGGCAAGTGAAGGTGCCTGATTTGTCTGTACGATTTACCGTATCTGAGGAAACGGTGCGTCGAGATCTGATGTTATTAGAGAAGGAAGGCTTAGCGAAGAGGGTCTATGGCGGGGCTGTGTCGGTTAAACCAACGAGCTTTGAGCCTCCGTACCTCCAGCGTCAGAAGGTGAAAATGGATGAAAAAGCACGGATTGGGCGCACCGCAGCGAAGCTCATTGAATCAGGTGATACGATAGCCATAGATGTAGGAACGACGACATTAGAGCTTGCGAAGGCGATTGCGGGACAAGAAAGATTGACGATATTAACGAATTCTCTCGCCGTAGCATACCATCTCATGGAGTCGCTCAACAGCGGGCGATTTTCCGGAAAAATCATCGTTATAGGAGGAGAACTGAACCCCGAGCAGCAATCGTTGTCAGGCACGATTAGTGAGCATACGATGTCACAATTTCGAATTGACAAAGCTTTTATCTCCATTGGGGGGCTCTCGCTTAAGCGGGGGATCAGCGATTATGACTTGAACGAGACGAGCATGTCGCGACGGATGGTCGAGGCAGCATTTCAGACGATTGTATTGGCTGATAAGTCTAAGTTCGATAAAGAAGCATTTGTAGAGATTGTGCCACTGCGCCAAGTTCATACGATCGTTAGTGACATAGCTCCGCCTAAGGAATGGATGCAAACGCTGAGAAGTCTTCGATTAGAATGGATAGAATCTGAATGA
- a CDS encoding PHP domain-containing protein, translating into MKVDMHFHLEEGPYSLRWLSRTLQALSVTDPKPNGSLGHHTLQFTEEMTELLANRMQQGCFNEQWLDRYLTTGRERGIEAFGVVDHLYRFRECRAYYEKHMLLDDSPVGQLQRTWLDQVCVASLEDFVGFVKEAKKTRPELSLGIEADFFPGGEEELRVILEEHDWDYVIGSVHFLDDWGFDNPVTKSEFEGMDPLASYARYYELLRQACVSGLFDLIAHPDNLKVFGFRPADESELLPYYRMIAETMIQCDVITEINTGLAYRFPIAESCPSPLMLSVMAEYGVPLTLSSDAHFPDDIGTMLDEAKATAAGLGYKELTVFKDGKRVQVPIE; encoded by the coding sequence ATGAAGGTTGATATGCATTTTCATCTAGAGGAAGGCCCCTATTCGTTGCGATGGTTGTCGCGCACGCTTCAGGCACTGTCGGTCACTGATCCAAAGCCGAATGGTTCACTCGGTCATCATACATTGCAATTCACTGAAGAAATGACAGAATTACTGGCTAATCGAATGCAGCAAGGCTGCTTTAACGAGCAGTGGTTGGATCGGTATTTGACAACTGGACGCGAACGGGGCATTGAAGCGTTCGGTGTCGTCGATCACCTCTATCGATTTCGTGAATGTAGAGCCTATTACGAGAAACATATGCTGTTGGATGACAGCCCTGTTGGTCAACTGCAAAGAACGTGGCTCGATCAGGTGTGCGTTGCTTCGCTCGAAGACTTTGTTGGCTTCGTGAAAGAAGCGAAGAAGACGCGACCAGAGCTCTCTTTGGGGATCGAGGCGGATTTCTTCCCTGGTGGGGAGGAGGAACTGCGAGTAATTTTGGAAGAACACGATTGGGACTATGTTATCGGATCGGTTCATTTCTTGGACGATTGGGGCTTCGATAATCCTGTCACTAAGAGTGAATTCGAGGGTATGGACCCGCTAGCCTCTTATGCACGCTACTATGAATTGCTGCGACAAGCCTGCGTGTCCGGATTATTTGATCTGATTGCCCATCCAGACAATCTGAAAGTATTCGGGTTCCGCCCGGCTGATGAGAGCGAATTGCTCCCCTACTACCGGATGATTGCCGAAACGATGATTCAATGCGATGTGATAACGGAAATTAACACAGGTCTCGCCTACCGCTTTCCAATCGCTGAGAGTTGCCCGAGCCCTTTGATGCTGTCGGTTATGGCTGAGTACGGCGTGCCACTAACGCTATCATCGGACGCGCACTTCCCAGACGATATTGGAACGATGCTGGATGAGGCTAAGGCTACTGCTGCGGGGTTAGGATATAAGGAACTAACAGTATTCAAGGATGGTAAGCGGGTTCAGGTTCCGATCGAATAA
- a CDS encoding ABC transporter permease subunit: MKRRNRWVFLGLIPFAVMVVAFQLAPIISMLTGSVSKDKGAGFTFQFYSKILNSPFYLQAIKNSVLISVFSSVIGIVIGLVCAYSITRFSPKVRDRLLMLSNMTSNFAGVPLAFAYIILLGSNGVFTLLFQQWGWSVFADFNLYSWSGLVLVYVYFQVPLSILLVYPSFYGIREQWKEAASLLGASKWQFWRTIGIPVLMPAVYGTLGILFANSMGAYATAYALVGGNYNLLAIRIGSLVTGDVVNQPQLGNALAVILGLSTLLAVFLNHKMTKRSRMLQAVKEAS, from the coding sequence GTGAAGCGTAGAAATCGTTGGGTTTTTCTAGGGCTGATCCCCTTTGCGGTAATGGTTGTTGCCTTCCAGCTTGCTCCGATTATTTCGATGCTGACCGGAAGTGTAAGTAAAGATAAAGGCGCAGGATTTACATTTCAATTTTATTCAAAAATATTAAATAGCCCGTTTTACTTGCAAGCGATTAAAAATAGTGTGCTAATCTCAGTGTTCTCTAGTGTAATTGGAATTGTGATCGGACTCGTTTGTGCGTACTCGATTACGCGATTCTCGCCCAAGGTGCGAGATCGCCTGTTAATGCTGTCTAATATGACTTCGAATTTTGCTGGTGTGCCGCTCGCCTTCGCCTACATTATTTTACTTGGAAGTAACGGGGTATTCACCTTGCTATTCCAACAATGGGGCTGGAGTGTGTTCGCCGATTTCAACTTATATAGCTGGTCTGGACTTGTGCTAGTCTATGTTTATTTTCAAGTACCGCTTTCTATTTTGCTAGTCTACCCTTCATTCTACGGCATTCGGGAACAGTGGAAGGAAGCTGCTTCACTGCTCGGTGCGAGTAAGTGGCAGTTCTGGAGAACGATTGGTATTCCTGTATTAATGCCTGCTGTGTACGGGACGCTCGGAATATTATTCGCAAATTCGATGGGTGCTTATGCGACCGCTTATGCGTTAGTCGGTGGCAACTACAATCTACTCGCTATACGAATTGGCTCGCTTGTGACAGGGGACGTCGTCAATCAGCCACAACTGGGGAATGCGCTGGCAGTTATATTAGGGCTGTCGACGTTGCTCGCGGTATTCCTTAATCACAAGATGACGAAGCGTTCGCGAATGCTGCAAGCTGTGAAGGAGGCGAGCTAA
- a CDS encoding (deoxy)nucleoside triphosphate pyrophosphohydrolase, translating into MKKNIYVVGAVIIQDGKILCAQRGANQSLALKWEFPGGKIEAGESPQEALQREIQEEMECQVEIGEQVEHTSYEYDFGVVHLTTFYCELIYGTPVLNEHAAIKWLHPSELDSLDWAPADIPAIQSIMKQDYENVTNK; encoded by the coding sequence ATGAAAAAGAATATATATGTTGTTGGAGCTGTAATTATTCAGGATGGTAAAATCCTTTGTGCTCAAAGAGGGGCAAATCAGAGTTTGGCGCTAAAATGGGAATTTCCTGGTGGAAAGATTGAGGCTGGGGAGTCTCCACAAGAGGCATTACAGCGAGAAATTCAAGAAGAGATGGAATGTCAGGTTGAGATTGGTGAACAAGTGGAACATACTTCATATGAGTATGACTTTGGTGTGGTCCATTTAACTACATTTTATTGCGAACTCATTTATGGAACCCCAGTGTTAAATGAACATGCAGCAATTAAATGGCTACATCCATCTGAGTTGGACTCACTTGATTGGGCTCCTGCGGACATACCTGCTATTCAATCGATCATGAAGCAGGACTACGAGAACGTAACTAACAAATAA
- a CDS encoding ABC transporter permease subunit, with product MVHPGKKAGWGHRSFMLVLMIYLLLPLIATSIYAFAREWQTTLLPEKWTLDWFRMMFEDVRFLDALWTSLYLCSISVALSLVVMLPTVFIISVYLPKWESFMKGIVVLPYAVPGVVAAVGLIRAYSSGPINIAGTAYILIGAYFIVVLPYMYQGIRNSLLTVSAVELLNSAEILGASRKKAFVSVVLPNIWPGVIVSTLLSFSVLFGEFVLTNMLVGGHLKTIQVYLYQRVGESGHLASAIAITYFVFILALSMVLMMLGKKMNRGTHG from the coding sequence ATGGTTCATCCGGGAAAAAAGGCAGGTTGGGGCCATCGCTCGTTCATGCTGGTGCTCATGATTTATTTGCTGCTTCCGCTAATAGCGACAAGTATTTATGCGTTTGCAAGGGAATGGCAGACGACGCTGCTTCCAGAGAAGTGGACATTGGATTGGTTTCGCATGATGTTTGAGGATGTACGTTTTCTGGATGCCCTATGGACCTCGTTGTATCTGTGCTCGATTAGCGTTGCGCTGAGCTTAGTCGTTATGCTGCCTACGGTATTCATCATTTCAGTATATTTGCCAAAGTGGGAGTCGTTTATGAAGGGGATTGTTGTCCTTCCTTATGCGGTACCTGGTGTTGTGGCGGCAGTCGGACTCATTCGCGCCTACTCTAGTGGACCGATTAACATCGCGGGTACGGCGTACATTTTGATTGGGGCATATTTTATTGTCGTTCTACCCTATATGTATCAAGGTATCCGCAATAGTCTGCTTACCGTATCTGCAGTCGAATTGTTAAATTCAGCGGAGATCTTAGGAGCTAGTCGAAAAAAAGCATTCGTGAGCGTTGTGTTACCGAACATCTGGCCTGGGGTCATTGTGTCTACGTTATTGTCGTTCTCCGTGCTTTTCGGTGAGTTTGTGTTAACGAATATGCTCGTAGGAGGTCATCTGAAAACGATCCAAGTGTATCTCTACCAACGTGTAGGCGAAAGCGGACATTTGGCCAGTGCGATCGCGATTACGTACTTCGTCTTCATCCTTGCGCTATCTATGGTACTCATGATGCTTGGCAAAAAAATGAACAGGGGGACTCATGGATGA